In the genome of Tachysurus vachellii isolate PV-2020 chromosome 9, HZAU_Pvac_v1, whole genome shotgun sequence, one region contains:
- the ube2na gene encoding ubiquitin-conjugating enzyme E2Na, protein MAGLPRRIIKETQRLLAEPVPGIKAEPDEGNARYFHVVIAGPQDSPFEGGTFKLELFLPEEYPMAAPKVRFMTKIYHPNVDKLGRICLDILKDKWSPALQIRTVLLSIQALLSAPNPDDPLANDVAEQWKTNEAQAIETARTWTRLYAGNNIEV, encoded by the exons ATGGCAGGATTGCCCCGCAGGATTATCAAG gAAACTCAACGTTTGTTGGCAGAGCCCGTgccaggcatcaaggcagagcCCGATGAAGGAAATGCTCGCTACTTCCACGTGGTCATCGCTGGACCTCAGGACTCCCCCTTTGAGGGAGGGActtttaaacttgaactctttCTTCCTGAAGAATACCCAATGGCAGCTCCGAAAGTACGCTTCATGACCAAAATATATCATCCCAATGTTGACAAGCTGGGGAGAATATGCCTAGATATCTTGAAAG ATAAGTGGTCCCCAGCCTTGCAGATCCGCACAGTGCTGCTATCAATCCAGGCATTACTAAGTGCTCCCAACCCTGATGATCCTCTAGCAAATGATGTTGCAGAGCAGTGGAAGACCAACGAAGCTCAAGCCATAGAAACAG ccCGGACATGGACCAGGCTTTATGCTGGGAACAATATCGAAGTCTAG